DNA sequence from the Nesterenkonia lutea genome:
GCTACCGAATCACCGCGCTGCAGCAGCTTGACGCCAGCACGGAGCAGCTGGCTCAGCACTACGCCGAACACGAGGGCAAGCCCTTCTACCAGCCGCTCGTGGACTTCATGCTCTCCGGGCCTGTGGTCGCCGCGGTCCTCGAAGGCGATCGGGTCATCGAGGGCTTCCGCTCCCTGGCCGGAAGCACTGAGCCGACGACGGCGGCGCCGGGCACCATTCGCGGTGACCTCGGCCGGGACTGGGGCGAGAAGGTGCAGAAGAACCTGGTCCACGGCTCGGACTCGGTGGAGTCTGCCGAGCGTGAGATCGGCATCTGGTTCAGCTGAGCCGCATCAGCATCTAGAGAGTGCATGAGGCTTCCAGAGAGTGCATGACTGAGGCCCGAGCCCGCCTGACGGGGCCCGGGCCTCAGTCATGTCTGTAGTCTGGGTCGCCTCCGGTCAGCGGATGCTGCTGGTCCCGGCCTTCTTGGGTCGCGTCCCATCGGTGAAATCCACCTTGATGGGGTTC
Encoded proteins:
- the ndk gene encoding nucleoside-diphosphate kinase; this encodes MTERTLILVKPDGVGRGLTGEILRRVEAKGYRITALQQLDASTEQLAQHYAEHEGKPFYQPLVDFMLSGPVVAAVLEGDRVIEGFRSLAGSTEPTTAAPGTIRGDLGRDWGEKVQKNLVHGSDSVESAEREIGIWFS